A window of Pirellulales bacterium contains these coding sequences:
- a CDS encoding HAD family phosphatase, which produces MVPKFIYFDLGNVLLYFDHALSCRQMAAAAGLSEQQVREAVFDSGLQWQYEAGQVTSEQFYEEFCRRTDKRPAYDKLAYAAGAIFRMNASMKPVLAHLKASGFRLGLLSNTCEMHWDYFASGRYAMIPDIFDVVTLSFRVGTMKPDPKIYTAAAEAAQVRPEEIFFMDDTAGHVAAARACGYDAVQYTDTPTLVADLRKRGVQFNY; this is translated from the coding sequence ATGGTGCCCAAATTTATCTATTTCGATCTAGGTAATGTCCTGCTGTACTTCGACCATGCGCTGTCATGCCGGCAGATGGCAGCTGCGGCCGGTCTGAGCGAGCAGCAAGTGCGCGAAGCGGTCTTCGATAGCGGGCTGCAATGGCAGTACGAGGCGGGCCAGGTGACGAGCGAGCAGTTCTACGAGGAGTTTTGCCGCCGCACCGATAAACGTCCCGCGTATGACAAATTGGCGTACGCCGCGGGGGCGATCTTTCGCATGAACGCGTCGATGAAGCCGGTCCTGGCGCATCTGAAGGCTTCCGGCTTCCGACTGGGGCTGCTGTCGAACACTTGCGAAATGCATTGGGACTATTTCGCCAGTGGCCGGTACGCCATGATCCCAGACATCTTTGACGTGGTTACGCTCAGCTTTCGCGTCGGCACGATGAAGCCCGACCCGAAGATCTACACCGCGGCCGCTGAAGCCGCGCAAGTGCGGCCGGAAGAAATCTTCTTCATGGACGACACGGCGGGCCATGTCGCGGCCGCGCGCGCCTGCGGATACGACGCCGTTCAATACACCGACACGCCAACGCTCGTTGCGGATTTGCGCAAGCGCGGCGTGCAATTTAACTATTGA
- a CDS encoding formylmethanofuran dehydrogenase subunit C has translation MSLRLKLRETSTIPIEVEGLTPDALRDKTLAQVERFAIFHGNQQLPLADLFHVSGDTADERIEFADDMAGVHWIGAHMKSGSIHVTDHAGRHVGSQMAGGEITVDGDASDYVGGEMHDGLICIRGSAGHHVGAAYPGSEAGMTGGTLLVHGNAGDQVAHTMRRGLVAIGGAVGDFAGINMVAGSLFIFGACSLRPAAGMRRGTVAVFNDSPALLPTFRAGGRCQPLFLRVYLRTLAQLDFPADPALLDATYEIFHGDLLNGGRGEILVRR, from the coding sequence ATGTCGCTACGGCTGAAACTCCGCGAGACGTCGACGATCCCCATCGAGGTCGAGGGGCTGACGCCTGATGCGCTGCGAGACAAAACGCTGGCACAGGTCGAGCGGTTCGCCATCTTTCACGGTAATCAGCAATTGCCCCTGGCCGATTTATTTCACGTCTCGGGTGATACGGCCGACGAACGGATCGAATTCGCGGACGACATGGCAGGAGTCCACTGGATCGGCGCTCACATGAAGTCGGGCTCTATTCATGTCACTGACCACGCCGGCCGGCACGTTGGCAGCCAGATGGCCGGCGGCGAAATCACGGTCGACGGAGATGCCAGTGACTACGTCGGGGGCGAGATGCATGACGGGCTGATTTGCATTCGCGGCAGCGCCGGCCATCACGTCGGCGCCGCATACCCTGGCAGTGAAGCCGGCATGACCGGTGGCACGCTCCTGGTCCACGGAAACGCCGGTGACCAAGTCGCGCATACGATGCGGCGCGGACTGGTAGCCATCGGCGGAGCAGTCGGCGACTTCGCCGGCATCAACATGGTCGCCGGCAGCCTGTTTATCTTCGGAGCGTGCTCCTTAAGACCGGCTGCCGGCATGCGACGGGGCACCGTGGCTGTCTTCAACGATTCGCCGGCGCTGTTACCGACGTTTCGCGCCGGAGGCCGGTGCCAGCCACTCTTCTTGCGAGTTTATCTGCGCACGCTGGCCCAACTCGATTTCCCCGCCGACCCCGCGCTGCTTGATGCCACCTACGAAATCTTTCACGGCGACCTGCTGAACGGCGGCCGCGGTGAGATTCTCGTTCGCAGATAG
- a CDS encoding HNH endonuclease signature motif containing protein, translating into MDRDSRATVRARAHDACEDCRLPQSSAELVRFHVDHILARQHGGTSDLQNLALACSYCNFHKGPNIAGIDPEDGSLVPLYHPRRDQWHEHFNWQGTKIVGTTNVGRATVELLAMNAWQRIELRDNLRAAGASFAV; encoded by the coding sequence ATGGATCGGGATTCGCGGGCCACAGTTCGCGCCCGTGCCCATGATGCGTGCGAAGATTGCCGCCTGCCACAATCGAGCGCCGAGTTGGTTCGCTTTCACGTTGACCATATTTTAGCGCGGCAACACGGCGGTACATCCGACCTGCAGAACCTGGCGCTCGCCTGCAGTTATTGCAATTTCCATAAAGGCCCAAACATCGCAGGCATTGATCCCGAAGATGGCAGTCTGGTGCCGCTTTATCATCCTCGACGTGACCAATGGCACGAGCACTTTAACTGGCAAGGAACGAAAATCGTCGGCACGACCAACGTCGGGCGAGCGACCGTCGAGTTATTGGCAATGAATGCGTGGCAACGTATCGAATTGCGGGATAACCTGCGGGCTGCTGGCGCATCGTTCGCCGTTTGA
- a CDS encoding choloylglycine hydrolase family protein has translation MKTVASWMVVLAILLGQLSPASACTGIRIKPEDGSIISARTLEFGIDLDSSVIVIPRGRAFVGSTPDGQPGLNWTTKYGAVGANAFGLSVLVDGVNEKGLGVGIFYFPGYAKYQEVRPADDERTLAPWELGAFLLGTTANVEEAVAAAQQVRVGEVVQKNFGFVPPCHYVLHDAAGHCSVIEYVGGELKVYDNPLGVFSNSPTFDWHITNLRNYANLTVTNVPPVEMEGIKVSGFGQGNGLLGLPGDFTPPSRFVRAVAFSQSAVPVKTSREGTLQAFHILNQFDIPKGAVRDVTDGHEHAEYTLWTSASDLANRRFYFRTFANSRIRVVDLAQVDLNAKEIKTISMAGDEAIEDVSR, from the coding sequence ATGAAGACAGTCGCATCGTGGATGGTCGTTCTGGCGATTCTGCTCGGCCAATTGTCGCCGGCCAGCGCTTGCACCGGGATCCGCATCAAGCCGGAAGACGGTTCGATCATTTCCGCGCGGACGCTCGAGTTCGGTATCGATCTGGATTCGAGCGTGATCGTAATCCCGCGTGGCAGAGCGTTCGTCGGTAGCACGCCCGACGGTCAGCCGGGTCTGAATTGGACGACCAAATATGGCGCGGTCGGCGCCAACGCGTTTGGGCTATCGGTGCTAGTCGATGGCGTCAATGAAAAGGGACTCGGTGTCGGCATCTTTTATTTCCCCGGTTACGCGAAATACCAGGAAGTCCGCCCGGCCGACGACGAGCGGACCCTGGCGCCGTGGGAACTGGGAGCGTTCCTCCTGGGCACCACGGCCAATGTCGAGGAAGCCGTCGCCGCTGCCCAGCAGGTGCGGGTCGGGGAAGTCGTCCAAAAGAACTTTGGATTTGTGCCCCCGTGCCATTACGTCCTACACGACGCGGCGGGCCATTGCTCGGTGATCGAATATGTCGGTGGTGAACTGAAGGTCTATGACAACCCTTTGGGTGTGTTCAGCAATTCCCCGACCTTCGACTGGCATATCACAAATCTGCGTAACTATGCCAACCTGACGGTCACCAACGTTCCCCCTGTCGAAATGGAAGGAATCAAAGTCAGCGGTTTCGGCCAAGGGAACGGGCTGCTGGGTTTGCCCGGAGATTTTACGCCGCCGTCACGCTTTGTCCGTGCCGTTGCGTTCTCGCAGTCGGCCGTGCCCGTCAAAACGTCGCGCGAAGGGACACTGCAAGCTTTCCACATCTTAAACCAGTTCGATATCCCCAAGGGGGCGGTCCGCGATGTTACTGACGGGCACGAGCATGCCGAGTACACGCTGTGGACCAGCGCCTCGGACCTGGCGAATCGAAGGTTTTACTTCCGCACGTTCGCCAACAGCCGCATTCGCGTCGTCGACCTGGCCCAAGTCGATCTGAACGCCAAAGAGATCAAGACGATTTCAATGGCCGGCGACGAAGCGATCGAGGATGTGTCTCGCTAG